From the Desulfobacterales bacterium genome, the window GGAGCGCCTCCGCTTTCGTGCTATTTATGGCCTTGGCCCGACTCAAGCGCAAAAATCACAGCTCCAAGCTGTTCTAAATCGATCTCTTTCTTTTCAACCAATATGGCCCCGATGAATCTGTGGGTTCCCAGTTCCACCTCTTCCTCAACCTGCTCTTTCAAAGCGTCGGTGAGCTGTGCTTTCGTAATAAATCCTTTTTCAATGGCAATCATGCCAAAGCGCCTCTCCACAGGTGTAATTTTTTCCGACATATTCATGTTTTCCCCCCTCGCTTACGGGTTGACGATATGGGATCCTCATCGCGCCTGCAAGCTTTCAGATTCCTGCCTGATATATCCACCTTTAACGTTTTTTAGAGCAAAACGATATTCCCACTAGCGGAAACAGCTCCGATTTTCATTAAAGGGTAACTTTAATACAAGCACTTTTAGTGCCAGTATAGGTTCCGTTACTAAAAAACAGCCCAATAAAACAAATTAATTTATTATAAAATAACCAATTGATATCATGATAATATTTTGCAAAAAGACCGTTGGCACGAGAGATGTTTTTGAGCAATAGGGGATAAAAGCGGGGTAAAGGCGCTTCAATCAATAAAAAGGAGCAACATATTCTGTAGATTTTTTCTCTAGAAATATGTAGATCAATGCTGCTAAAAACCCTAACTTTATATAATCATTAATGATAATGCGCCAAAGCGCACCTATCGCTTAAGGACCTAAAACAACACTCTATTTTTAAGCGGCAGGCAGTCCGGAACGGATATGCAGATCGCGCTGGGGAAAGGGGATTTCAATGCCGGCCTTTTTCAGCGCTTCGAATATTTTGTAATAGAGTTCGCTGCGCAGCCGGTTTTCGCCGATTTTGCGCAGGTCCATCCAAACCAGCAGGTCGAAGTTGATGGAGCTGTCGCCGTAGGCGTCAAAAAAGACTTCCGGCTTGCGGCGGCGGTGGACGTTGCGGTTGGCCTTGGCGACTTCCAGCAGGATCTGCCGGACCTGTTCGGGATCGGCATCGTAGGATACGCCCACCGGAATGTGAACCCGGATCAGCGGCGACGAAAGGGTGTAATTGACGGTGGTTTGGGTCATAAAATCGGAGTTGGGGATCAGGTATTCGATGTTGTCACGGGTGCGCAATTTTGAAGCCCGCAGGTAAATGTCCGTGACCACGCCACGGGTGTCCCCCACCTGAATCCAGTCGTCTTTTCTGATCTTGCGGCCGAAAACGATGGAAAATCCGCTAATGATATTGGCAGCCATACTTTGCAGGCCGAGGCCGATACCGATGCCGGCTGCACCGGCAAAGACCATGAACGCACGCAGGTCGAACCCCACGAAATTAAACGCAAATACGATCCCCACTGCGAAGCCGAAATATTTGATAAAGGTGTTCAGGGCATAGGCCATGCCGGGCTCCACACCGATGCTGGGATACACCTTGTAGTCGAGGTAAGCCTGCAGCAGCCGGACCAGGTAGATAAAAGCGATCAGGATAATGGCGGCCTCGATGAGCAGCCAGACTGAAATCGGCGTCTGGCCCACATGCATCAGCGGAAAGGAGAGCACGCGCTGGAGGTAGCCCTGAAACCCCAGCAGCCGTAGCGTCACGTACAGGGCGCCGACCAAGGTTGCGTAAATCAGGATCATCCGGAATGACCGGTAAAGAAACTGCACCTGCTTTTCGGCGGGGTCTTTTTTGGCGATCCATACCCGAAGTCCCTTCTGGCTTAGATGGTAGACGCCTAGAATCAGGACCAAGACGCCGGTCAAGAGCCAGGTCCGGACCCAGAAGGTTTCGGCAAAGCGACGAAAGCCGAAACACCAGAGCAGGCCGGTGAGAAAGGTCAGGAGCATGACCGGCAGGTAAAACCGATCCAGCAGGTTGAGAAAGGTTTGATACCCCTTGTAGGGCAGCTGGGGCAGAAACGACAGCAGGGCTTTTTTCTGAAAAACGAGCAGCAGCAGAGCGCAGACGATAGACAGCGCGACGATAAAATAAAACAGCGCCTGGACGTCATCCCGGATCCGAAAAGCCTCGGCCCCCCACAGAAAAGCAATGCAACTCAGTGCATAGATTGTAACGAGGCGTGAAAACAGGAAAATGGTTTTGCCGTAATGCAGCTCGACCTTCAGAAGGTCCCGCAAGAGCAGTTCGCCAAGCAACCGCAACACAAGGGCCCCGATCAGCCACAGCAACAGAATCTGGCGGGTGAATACCAGCCAGACCGAGCGCTGGGGGATAAAGGCGATGATCATTGAAAACAGGCCCAGCAGTATCAGAGGCAGCAAGACGCCCACGATGACCCTGAAAGTGGATATGAGATAGGGAGTAACTGAAGGCGGCAGGCGTTCGGTCAGGGGTTGCACCTGTTTTTCCAGACGCGCCAGAATCCGATCCTGCCAGAAAAAGCTGTAGAAAACCGCGAGAATGAATGCGAGTAGCAATAGCGAACCCACGAAACCGATCAGGCGGCCTTGTTTTTTAACATATCCCCAGAACGAGGGCGCCTTGGCCGGCAGATCGACAAACCAGCCGGCCAGATCATCAATGGTCATTCGGTTCCAGCCCAGGGGCGTCCTTTCAAACAGCGAACGGGCCTGCTTTTGAATATCTTCCTTGACCTGGCCGACTTCCCGGGACATGGCGCTTCCCATGTCTTCAGGCAGTGAAATAGCGGGTGCATCCCCGGAGGATGCGATGTTTTCCTCTGCAGACGCTCCCTCGGAGTTTAGAATCAGGGATAACGTCAGGACTGTAAAAATAAAAATCGCTCGTTTAAAAATTTTTTTTCGTATCATCTCCTGCTCCCCGGGTAGGCTGAATTTCTCATAACAGTGGAATTATTTTGAATATAAACCGAGACGGCTGGATTGTCAAAAACAATGGGATTATACGGATAAGCCCCTGGCGCATTTTCCTTTTTACTGGATTGACCCCTTTTTGTTAAAATTACGCTACGGCAGGCTGAAAGAATCCGCCCGCCATGCCTAAAATAGATTTTTACAGGGCGGGTGGCACATCCGATCGATCCGGTTGATCCTGTCTGAGAAATATTATGTTTCTATCTTTGAGTCGGCGCCGTTCTTGTCACCCCCGCTTTTTTGTTATATACACCTGTCATGGCTGAAATCCGCAATGAATTTTCCTGGTCCAAATCCCGGGACGAGGTCTTTATGACCTGCCCGCGCCAGTACTATTTCAATTATTATGGATACTGGGGCGGCTGGAAGGCGACCGCGCCCCAGCGGACCTGGCAGATTTACATGTTGAAGAATCTCAAGAACCGGTTCATGTGGGCGGGCGACCTGGTGCATCAGTGCATCAAGCATACCCTGAAAAACCTGCAGCGGGACATATCGGTCCTGGGCGCGAAGGAGATTATCGCCATCACCATCGACCGGATGCGCGAAGAGTTCCGCTCCTCAAGAGAAAAACGGTACCGCACCCATCCGAAGACCTGCGCCTTGTTTGAGCATGAATACGAGTCCGGACTGGAAGATGCCGAGTGGAAGCGCATGGCGGAAAACGTGACCCAATGTCTCAAAAATTTCTACGGATCAAAGCTGTTCGGCGAATTAAAAAACCTGCCGCCTGAAAACTGGCTGGAGATCGAGGACTTTTCGTTCTTTTTTCTGAACGGCATCAAGATCTGGGCGGTGCTGGACTGCAGCTTTCGGAGCGATGGCGGCGTCACCATCGTGGATTGGAAAACCGGCCGGACGACCCGGGAGGATGTTTCCCTGCAGCTCTCCTGCTACGCCATGTACGCCCAGGAACACTGGAAGGTCAAACCGGATCAGATCCGGCTGATCGAATATAACCTTTTGTCCGACCAGAAAGCCGAATTTCAAATCGGCAAAGGAGAGATCCGGGACACCCGCTCCTATATCAAGGGGAGCGTGGCGGACATGCAGTCTCTGCTGGTGGATGTAAAAAACAACACCCCGAAAGATGAAGAATTTTTTAAAAAAGTCGATGATGACAAAATTCACGACCGCTGCAACTTTAAAAAGGTTTGTTTCACCTGAAATAACGTTGGGAGAAATAACAATACTCCCAGCATCCAAATAACTGATGAATGCTTGTGATCATAAAAACCTGGTGCTGCTGCCCGGACCGCAAAAACGATTGCGCTGCCGGCACTGCGACTTAACCATCAGCGCCGACGAACTGGGAGACGGCCATTGTCCGGAATGCTTTGAAAGATCCGGCTACAGGCGCAATGACTTTGAAGAGGTCTCTGCGGAAACCGTATCCATCAAATACCGCTGTGAAACCTGCGGCGCTGTCATCGGAAAATGAATCAAAACTTTACACCATTCACCAAGGCAGATCCTGTCATCGAGGTAAAATCGGTTTTTAAATCCTTTAAGACGGTCCAGGCTGTCAAGGGCGTTGATTTGCGTATCGACCAGGGCCAGTTTACGGCGCTGCTGGGCCCCAACGGCGCCGGCAAGACAACCCTGGTGGAAATGATCGAGGGCATTCAGACACCGGACAGCGGCGACATCCTGATTATGGGAGAAAAGTGGAAGGGCAACGAAGAGTCCCTTCACCGGATCATCGGCATCTCCCTGCAGGAAACCCACTTTATCAACAAATTAACCGTCTGGGAAACGCTGCGGCTCTTTGCCAGTTTTTATCAGCTAGACCGGCAGCGGGTTTCCGAAATCATCGAGACCATCGGCCTTGAAGAAAAATGGAAATCTTATGTGGGCAATCTCTCCGGCGGCCAGCGCCAACGCCTGGCCCTGGGAATCGCACTGCTTAACCGTCCCAAAATTCTGCTGCTGGATGAGCCCACCACCGGCCTGGATCCCAACGCCCGGCGGGAAATCTGGTCGATCCTGCTCAATCTAAAGGAAAGCTCGCAAACCTCGCTGATCCTCACCACCCATTACATGGAAGAGGCCGAACGCCTGTGTGACCATATCATTATCATCGATCATGGCTCTATTTTAAAGGAAGGCACCCTCAAAGAGCTGCTGGATAATGACCACGGCAAAAAAATCATTGAATTTACATTGGAGCCGAACTGTCCCGCTCACGATGAGTTGAATACAGACGCACCCTTTCCGATTCAGTGGAACGCCGGAAATGAGAAAGGTTTTATCACACTTACCCAAATGGAGTCGCAATTGCCGGAATTTTTGAGCTTTCTTAAATTGAAAAACCTGCGCCTTAAAAATTTGGAGTGCAGAAGAACAACACTGGACGATCTTTTTACGTCCATGACGGGCAGGCGCCTGCATGAATAAACTGATTCGACGGGAACAACTCTTTCACCTGGTCTCGGCCCATTTTAGGGAAGTTATCCGGGAACCCGAAGTCCTCTTCTGGGGCATTATCTTTCCGATGCTCATGTCCCTGGGCTTGGGGATCGCGTTTACCAAGAAGGCGGATATTGTCCGAAATGTGGCCCTGATCGATTCAGGCCGCATCAGCATATCCGCAACCCAACTGCCGGCCGGTATAGATTTATTTCTGCAGCAGAAAGCTGAAAGAATAAAAGCCGACGGGGATGAACCGGACCGCTATAAAATCATCATAAAGGACGCGCAGCTGGGCAATACCACCTTTCTTTTTCAGAAAACCGGCCGGGAAAAGGCCATGACGCTGATGAAACGCGGGAGTTTAAGCGTGGTGATCACCCAAACGGATAACCGACTCCAGTACCATTTTGATCCGTCAAACCCGGACGCCCAGCTCACCTATCTGAAACTTTCCAAGATCCTCGGCGGCAAAGAGGCGCCCCCCGGGGACGAGACAGCCGACATCAAAGCATTAACCGTCAGGGGGACCCGTTATATCGATTTTCTCGTTCCCGGACTCATCGCCATGGGAATCATGATGTCCTGCATGTGGGGCATCAGCTACGGGATGATCGAAAAAAGGTCCCAGAAGCTGCTGCGCAGAATGGTGGCGACCCCCATGCGTAAATCCCACCTGCTGATGGCCCTGATGATCGTTCGGATGGCAATGAACCTGATTGAATCTACCCTTCTCTGTATTTTTGCCTACCTGGTTTTCAGCACCAGCATCCAGGGAAGTCCGGCGGCGCTCTTTGCCGTTTTCCTCGCAGGCAATATCGCCTTTGCCGGCATTGCCATTTTCGTCTCCGCCCGGACGGAAAAGACCGAAACCGGCAACGGCCTCATTAACGTGGTGGTCATGCCCATGATGGTCCTTTCAGGAATCTTTTTCAGCTACCACAACTTTCCGGAATGGAGCCTCCCCTTCATCCAGAAATTGCCCCTGACCCTGCTGGCGGATGGGTTAAGGTCCGTTTTCATCGAAGGCGCCGGATTCTCTGAAATTTCAGTTCCTGCCGCTATCCTGACGGCCATCGGCGTTTTTTTCTTTGCCGTGGGGCTGAAGATTTTCAAATGGCACTAGAACCCATCTCAAAAACACATCTACCGCCCGATGGCTGCGTTATCTGCCGATTCTAAATACTCACATACTCCCGTGTATGCTCCGCTTTCTCATCGGCAGATGCCTTGCCATCGAACCCCATCTGTATTTTTGAGATGGGTTCTATCGCAAATAGGGAAATTCCTTTGGCGGAAGATCAGCCGCCCAGGTAGGCTTTTTTAACCTCGGGATCATTCAGCAGGGCTTCGGAGGGGCCTTCGGTCACGATATGGCCGTTCTCCAGCACATATCCGCGCCGGGCAAACTGCAGGGCCAGCCGGGCATTCTGCTCCACCAGCAGGATCGTGGTGCCTTCCTGGTTGATTTCTTTGAGGGCCTCGAACATGCTCATCATCAGCAGGGGCGCCAGGCCCATGGAGGGCTCGTCCAGCAGCATCACTTTCCGTCCGCTCATATACGCCCGGCCCACCGCCAGCATCTGCTGCTCGCCGCCGCTGAGGGTGCCGGCCTTCTGCTTCACGCGTTCCTGCAGGCGCGGGAAAATGGAAAACACCCGGTCGATGTCCTTGCCGATGCGGTCGGTGTCCTTTCTGGCAAAGGTCGCCAGCTTGAGGTTTTCCATAACCGTCAGATTATCAAACAGGCGCCGGCCCTCGGGTACGTGCGAGATGCCCAGCTTGCTGACGACTTCATCGGCCGCATACGATGCCAGATCGACGCCGTCATAAAACATGCGCGTACCCGCCTCCACCGGCACCAGCCGGGAGATGGCCCGCAGGGTCGTGCTCTTGCCGGCGCCGTTGGCGCCGATAATGCAGACGATCTCACCCCGGTCGATTTTGAAATTCAGGCCCTGCAGGGCCTTGATGTTGCCGTAGGAAACCCGCAGTTCTTCAACCGACAACAGCGTCAATGCACCACCTCCTTGCCCAGATACGCTTCGATCACCTTGGGGTTATTTTGAATTTCCGCCGGCGTTCCCTCGGCGATCACCTCGCCGAAAACCAGGGTCTGGATCTGCCCGCAAAGCTCCATCACCACTTTCATGCGATGCTCGATCATAAAAATGGCCAGTCCCAATTCCGCGTGGACCTGGCGGATGATCTTCATCATCTGTACCAGTTCCTCCGGGTTCATGCCGGCAGTGGGTTCATCCAGAAACAAAATCCGGGGTTCCGTTGCCAGGGCCCGGGCCATTTCCACCCGCCGCTGGGCGCCGTAAGGCAGGTTCGTCACAATTTGGTCGGAAAGATGGTCGACCCCCATCATCTTGAGAAGCTCAAGCGCCCTTTGCTCACCTTCGGCCTCTTCCCGGTGCCGGCGGGCCGTACCGAAAAATGCGCCCAGCAGGCCGTAACTCAGTTTGGCGTAACGGGCCA encodes:
- a CDS encoding mechanosensitive ion channel; translation: MIRKKIFKRAIFIFTVLTLSLILNSEGASAEENIASSGDAPAISLPEDMGSAMSREVGQVKEDIQKQARSLFERTPLGWNRMTIDDLAGWFVDLPAKAPSFWGYVKKQGRLIGFVGSLLLLAFILAVFYSFFWQDRILARLEKQVQPLTERLPPSVTPYLISTFRVIVGVLLPLILLGLFSMIIAFIPQRSVWLVFTRQILLLWLIGALVLRLLGELLLRDLLKVELHYGKTIFLFSRLVTIYALSCIAFLWGAEAFRIRDDVQALFYFIVALSIVCALLLLVFQKKALLSFLPQLPYKGYQTFLNLLDRFYLPVMLLTFLTGLLWCFGFRRFAETFWVRTWLLTGVLVLILGVYHLSQKGLRVWIAKKDPAEKQVQFLYRSFRMILIYATLVGALYVTLRLLGFQGYLQRVLSFPLMHVGQTPISVWLLIEAAIILIAFIYLVRLLQAYLDYKVYPSIGVEPGMAYALNTFIKYFGFAVGIVFAFNFVGFDLRAFMVFAGAAGIGIGLGLQSMAANIISGFSIVFGRKIRKDDWIQVGDTRGVVTDIYLRASKLRTRDNIEYLIPNSDFMTQTTVNYTLSSPLIRVHIPVGVSYDADPEQVRQILLEVAKANRNVHRRRKPEVFFDAYGDSSINFDLLVWMDLRKIGENRLRSELYYKIFEALKKAGIEIPFPQRDLHIRSGLPAA
- a CDS encoding PD-(D/E)XK nuclease family protein; its protein translation is MAEIRNEFSWSKSRDEVFMTCPRQYYFNYYGYWGGWKATAPQRTWQIYMLKNLKNRFMWAGDLVHQCIKHTLKNLQRDISVLGAKEIIAITIDRMREEFRSSREKRYRTHPKTCALFEHEYESGLEDAEWKRMAENVTQCLKNFYGSKLFGELKNLPPENWLEIEDFSFFFLNGIKIWAVLDCSFRSDGGVTIVDWKTGRTTREDVSLQLSCYAMYAQEHWKVKPDQIRLIEYNLLSDQKAEFQIGKGEIRDTRSYIKGSVADMQSLLVDVKNNTPKDEEFFKKVDDDKIHDRCNFKKVCFT
- a CDS encoding ABC transporter ATP-binding protein, yielding MNQNFTPFTKADPVIEVKSVFKSFKTVQAVKGVDLRIDQGQFTALLGPNGAGKTTLVEMIEGIQTPDSGDILIMGEKWKGNEESLHRIIGISLQETHFINKLTVWETLRLFASFYQLDRQRVSEIIETIGLEEKWKSYVGNLSGGQRQRLALGIALLNRPKILLLDEPTTGLDPNARREIWSILLNLKESSQTSLILTTHYMEEAERLCDHIIIIDHGSILKEGTLKELLDNDHGKKIIEFTLEPNCPAHDELNTDAPFPIQWNAGNEKGFITLTQMESQLPEFLSFLKLKNLRLKNLECRRTTLDDLFTSMTGRRLHE
- a CDS encoding ABC transporter permease; the protein is MNKLIRREQLFHLVSAHFREVIREPEVLFWGIIFPMLMSLGLGIAFTKKADIVRNVALIDSGRISISATQLPAGIDLFLQQKAERIKADGDEPDRYKIIIKDAQLGNTTFLFQKTGREKAMTLMKRGSLSVVITQTDNRLQYHFDPSNPDAQLTYLKLSKILGGKEAPPGDETADIKALTVRGTRYIDFLVPGLIAMGIMMSCMWGISYGMIEKRSQKLLRRMVATPMRKSHLLMALMIVRMAMNLIESTLLCIFAYLVFSTSIQGSPAALFAVFLAGNIAFAGIAIFVSARTEKTETGNGLINVVVMPMMVLSGIFFSYHNFPEWSLPFIQKLPLTLLADGLRSVFIEGAGFSEISVPAAILTAIGVFFFAVGLKIFKWH
- a CDS encoding ABC transporter ATP-binding protein, coding for MTLLSVEELRVSYGNIKALQGLNFKIDRGEIVCIIGANGAGKSTTLRAISRLVPVEAGTRMFYDGVDLASYAADEVVSKLGISHVPEGRRLFDNLTVMENLKLATFARKDTDRIGKDIDRVFSIFPRLQERVKQKAGTLSGGEQQMLAVGRAYMSGRKVMLLDEPSMGLAPLLMMSMFEALKEINQEGTTILLVEQNARLALQFARRGYVLENGHIVTEGPSEALLNDPEVKKAYLGG
- a CDS encoding ABC transporter ATP-binding protein; the protein is MSLLRVEKVTHYFGGLKAVSDYNLDITPGQVRGLIGPNGAGKTTIFNLITGIYQPSEGEIYLAGHKLNGRSPHQIASLGIGRTFQNMLLWRHMTVLEHVKMARYAKLSYGLLGAFFGTARRHREEAEGEQRALELLKMMGVDHLSDQIVTNLPYGAQRRVEMARALATEPRILFLDEPTAGMNPEELVQMMKIIRQVHAELGLAIFMIEHRMKVVMELCGQIQTLVFGEVIAEGTPAEIQNNPKVIEAYLGKEVVH